The following DNA comes from Frankia casuarinae.
GGTTGGCCGAGGGACTGGCCGTCGGTGAGCTGGACGGGCCCGGCCGGGAGGCCACCGCCGGGCTCGCGAAGTCCGGCCTGGTGGAACCCGGTGCCCTGGAGTTCGGCCGGGTGCGTCTCACTCGTCGCGGTCGTCTGCTCACCGACACGGTCGTGCGAGCCCTGCTGCCCGACTGACGCCGCTGCCCGACCGGCGGCCGTCCGGTGGCCCGATCGGGCGGGACCGGAACCTGGGTACCGGCATGCTCGTTTCGTTACGAGGACGTCGCCGGGCCCTTACCGGTCATTCGCGGGGTGGCTCATGTTCTGTGCTTCGACCTGAGCAGGCGGCTACACTTGGCACTCACTGCGGCCGAGTGCCAAGCTGGGTGTCCGCCGCTGCACACACCGTGGCCCGGCCACGTCCCGCCTGGTGAAGGGGGTGCGACCGCGTGCTGGAGGATCGGCGGCTCGAAGTCCTTCGGGCGATTGTTGAGGACTTTGTGCTGAGCAACGAGCCGGTGGGTTCCAAGGCGCTGGCGGAGCGGCATAATCTCGGTGTATCGCCAGCTACTGTCCGTAATGACATGTCCGCCCTGGAGGAAGAGGGGTATATCACACAGCCTCATACCAGCGCAGGACGGATACCGACGGACAAGGGCTACCGGTTGTTCGTGGACCGGTTGTCGGGGGTGAAGCCGCTGTCCCGGGCCGAACGTCGGGCGATCCAGAGCTTCCTGGAGGGCGCCGTCGACCTGGACGACGTGGTGCGCCGCTCCGTGCGGCTACTCGCCCAGCTCACCCGGCAGGTGGCCGTCGTGCAGTACCCCTCCTTGTCGAGCAGCAGCATCCGGCACATCGAGGTTGTCACGCTCGGCCCGTACCGCCTGCTGATGGTCCTCATCACCGACACCGGCCGGGTCGAGCAGCGTATCGTCGACAGCCTCGTACCCGTTGACGACGAGGTCGCCGGCGAGCTGCGTTCCGTGCTCAACTGCGCGCTGGCCGGCCGGCGCTTGGTCGACGCCCCCGACATCGTCGCGGCCCTGCCCGACAGCACCCGCTCCGAGCTGCGCCCCTACCTGACCACGGTGGCCGGTGCCGTGCTGGAGTCGCTGGTCGAGCGGCAGGAGGAGCGCATCGCGATGGCTGGGACGGCGAATCTCACGCGGTCCCCGGTCGACTTCGCCGACTCGTTGCGGTCGATACTTGAGGCGTTAGAAGAACAGGTCGTGCTGATGAAACTCATCGGCTCGGCGCGGGAGACCGGTACTGTAACGGTACGGATCGGTCGCGAAACGGATGTGGACGCCCTCCGGTCCACCGCGGTGGTGGCCACGGGATACGGTCGTGGTCCCTTCGCGCTGGGTGGGATGGGGGTGCTCGGCCCGATGCGCATGGACTATCCGGGGACGATGGCGGCCGTCCGGGCCGTCGCCAAATACGTGGGTGAACTCTTGGGTGCCGACTGATGGCAGTGGATTATTACGCCGTTCTGGGCGTACGCCGGGAAGCGTCGAACGACGAGATCAAGCGGGCCTACCGCAAACTGGCCCGTGAGCTGCATCCGGATGTCAATCCAGATCCGGATGCACAGCAGCGCTTCCGGGGCGTCACGGCCGCGTACGAGGTGCTCTCCGACCCGGAGAAGCGCCAGATCGTCGACCTGGGCGGCGATCCGCTCGCGCCCGGTGGCAGCGGCGGTGGCGGTTCGCCGTTCGGCGCCGGTTTCGGCGGCCTCGGTGACATCATGGACGCCTTCTTCGGCGGCGGGTCGAGCCGTGGGCCCCGGTCCCGGGTCCGGCGCGGCAACGACGCGCTGCTGCGCATCGAGCTCGACCTGTCCGAGACCGCGTTCGGCGCCACGCGCGAGATCACCGTGGACACGGCGGCGGTGTGCTCGACGTGTACCGGTGCCGGTGCGGCTCCCGGCACGCACCCGTCGACCTGCGGCACCTGCGGCGGGCGGGGCGAGGTCCAGCAGGTCACCCGTTCCTTCCTCGGCCAGATGGTGACCTCCCGGCCCTGTCCGCGGTGTTCGGGTACCGGCACCGTGATCGAGCATCCCTGCCGGGACTGCGGCGGCGACGGCAGGGTGCGCAAGCGCCGGACGCTCACTGTGAAGATCCCCTCCGGGGTCGAGGACGGCATGCGCATCCGGCTGTCGGGCGAGGGCGAGGTCGGGCCCGGCGGTGGGCCGCCCGGTGACCTTTACGTCGAGGTCTCCGAGAAGCAGCACCCGGTTTTCACCCGGGAGGGCGACGATCTGCACTGTGAGCTGCCGCTGCCGATGACCTCGGCGGCGCTCGGCACCTCCGCCACGCTGGAGACCCTCGACGGCACCGAGACCATCGCCGTGAAGCCCGGCACCCAGCCCGGTGAGGTCATCAAGCTCGCCGGCCGCGGGGTTCCGCATCTGCGGGCCGCCGGGCGCGGTCATCTGCACATCCACATCAACGTCGAGACTCCGACGAAGCTGGACGGCGAGCAGGAGCGGCTGCTACGAGAGCTGGCGAAGCTGCGCGACGAGGAGGCACCGGCCGTCGTGGGCGGATCCGCCGGCGGCGCGGCGGGGCTATTCCGGCGGCGGGGCACGCGCCGCGGCCGTTAGCCCGGTCATCGGCCGTGACCGCTGCGGAGAGGATGCATCCTGACCAGCGCCCTGTTCCGGCTGTCGCCGCTGCCGATCGCGGACTCGTTCACCCTCGCCGGTCCGGAGGGTCGCCATGCGGCCATGGTGCGCCGGCTGCGGCCGGGGGAGCCGGTCGACGTGACCGACGGTCTCGGCCGTGCGGTGGAGTGCGAGGTCGTTGCCGCCCGGCGGGATGAGATCGACTGCGCGGTCCGGCGCCGGGTCGCCGCCGCGGCCCCGAGCCCCCGACTGGTTGTCGTGCAGGCCCTTGCCAAGGGGGATCGGGGCGAGCGGGCGGTGGAGATGCTGACCGAGGTCGGTGTCGACGAGATCGTCCCGTGGTCGGCGGCCCGGTCCGTGGCCCGCTGGGAGGGTGTCCGTGGCGTGCGGGCCCGGGAACGCTGGGTCAGAGCCGCGGAGGAGGCGTCGAAGCAGTCCCACCGACTGCACTGGCCGGTGGTGGGCGAGTTGGCCGGCCTGAAGGAGGTTGTCGAGCGGGTGCGGGCGGCGGCGCTTGCCGTCCTCCTGCACGAGGAGGCGACCATCCCGTTGGTTGGCCTGGCCCGCTCGGTTGAGGTGTCGGAGCGAGTGGCTCCGGCCGCCTCGGCGGCGGAGCTGGTGCTCGTCGTGGGCCCCGAGGGAGGGGTGTCCGAGTTGGAACTGGCCACGCTGGGCGAGGCCGGAGCGATCGTGTCGCGGCTCGGTTCGACGGTGCTGCGCACATCCACCGCCGGCGTCGTGGCCGCGGCGGTCGTGTTCGCGGACCTCGGTCGTTGGGACGGCCCGGCGCGATGATGGATAGACTGGTCAGGTAGCGTCCGTGGTCCGCCTCGCTGGGCGGTCCCTCCGGCTGGAGGGGTTCTGTCCGGTGTCGGCCGTCCGCGCCGCGCCACCCACCGCGATCATCAATCCTGAGAGGTGCCCCGGCCTCGCTGGCCGCTCTTTATGCCCGAATCCGTTACGCCACCCGTCGCGCCCGACACCAGGGTCCAGACGCGCATTGTCGTACCCGGTCCGCACAGCATGGTGAGTCTGCTCGGTCACCAGGATCAGCTGCTCCGTACCATCGAGAAGGCTTTCTCCTCGGATATCCACGTGCGTGGCAACGAGATCACCATTACCGGCGCTCCGGCTGAGAACGAGCTCGCCGCCAGGTTGTTCGCTGAGCTCATCGCGCTGCTCGACGCCGGGACGGAGCTCAGCCCGCAGCATGTCGACCATTCGCTGGCGATGCTGCGCAGCGGCGCCGAGGAGCGGCCGGCCGAGGTTCTCACCCTCAACATCCTCTCCAGCCGGGGCCGGACGATACGGCCGAAGACGCTGAACCAGAAGCGGTACGTCGACGCGATCGACCAGCACACCATCGTTTTCGGGATCGGGCCGGCCGGCACCGGCAAGACCTACCTCGCCATGGCGAAGGCCGTTCAGGCGTTGCAGGCCAAGAAGGTGAACCGGATCATTCTGACCCGCCCCGCGGTCGAGGCGGGGGAACGCCTCGGGTTCCTGCCGGGGACCCTGTACGAGAAGATCGATCCCTACCTGCGGCCGCTCTACGACGCGCTGCATGACATGATCGATCCGGACTCGATCCCGCGGCTGATGCAGAGCGGCACGATCGAGGTGGCCCCACTGGCCTACATGCGCGGCCGGACGCTGAACGACGCCTTCATCATCCTCGACGAGGCCCAGAACACCTCGCCGGAACAGATGAAGATGTTCCTTACCCGGCTCGGCTTCGGCGCGAAGATCGTCGTTACCGGGGACGTGACCCAGGTCGACCTCCCCAGCGGCACCCGCAGCGGGCTGCG
Coding sequences within:
- the hrcA gene encoding heat-inducible transcriptional repressor HrcA codes for the protein MLEDRRLEVLRAIVEDFVLSNEPVGSKALAERHNLGVSPATVRNDMSALEEEGYITQPHTSAGRIPTDKGYRLFVDRLSGVKPLSRAERRAIQSFLEGAVDLDDVVRRSVRLLAQLTRQVAVVQYPSLSSSSIRHIEVVTLGPYRLLMVLITDTGRVEQRIVDSLVPVDDEVAGELRSVLNCALAGRRLVDAPDIVAALPDSTRSELRPYLTTVAGAVLESLVERQEERIAMAGTANLTRSPVDFADSLRSILEALEEQVVLMKLIGSARETGTVTVRIGRETDVDALRSTAVVATGYGRGPFALGGMGVLGPMRMDYPGTMAAVRAVAKYVGELLGAD
- the dnaJ gene encoding molecular chaperone DnaJ; translation: MAVDYYAVLGVRREASNDEIKRAYRKLARELHPDVNPDPDAQQRFRGVTAAYEVLSDPEKRQIVDLGGDPLAPGGSGGGGSPFGAGFGGLGDIMDAFFGGGSSRGPRSRVRRGNDALLRIELDLSETAFGATREITVDTAAVCSTCTGAGAAPGTHPSTCGTCGGRGEVQQVTRSFLGQMVTSRPCPRCSGTGTVIEHPCRDCGGDGRVRKRRTLTVKIPSGVEDGMRIRLSGEGEVGPGGGPPGDLYVEVSEKQHPVFTREGDDLHCELPLPMTSAALGTSATLETLDGTETIAVKPGTQPGEVIKLAGRGVPHLRAAGRGHLHIHINVETPTKLDGEQERLLRELAKLRDEEAPAVVGGSAGGAAGLFRRRGTRRGR
- a CDS encoding 16S rRNA (uracil(1498)-N(3))-methyltransferase → MVRRLRPGEPVDVTDGLGRAVECEVVAARRDEIDCAVRRRVAAAAPSPRLVVVQALAKGDRGERAVEMLTEVGVDEIVPWSAARSVARWEGVRGVRARERWVRAAEEASKQSHRLHWPVVGELAGLKEVVERVRAAALAVLLHEEATIPLVGLARSVEVSERVAPAASAAELVLVVGPEGGVSELELATLGEAGAIVSRLGSTVLRTSTAGVVAAAVVFADLGRWDGPAR
- a CDS encoding PhoH family protein, with the translated sequence MPESVTPPVAPDTRVQTRIVVPGPHSMVSLLGHQDQLLRTIEKAFSSDIHVRGNEITITGAPAENELAARLFAELIALLDAGTELSPQHVDHSLAMLRSGAEERPAEVLTLNILSSRGRTIRPKTLNQKRYVDAIDQHTIVFGIGPAGTGKTYLAMAKAVQALQAKKVNRIILTRPAVEAGERLGFLPGTLYEKIDPYLRPLYDALHDMIDPDSIPRLMQSGTIEVAPLAYMRGRTLNDAFIILDEAQNTSPEQMKMFLTRLGFGAKIVVTGDVTQVDLPSGTRSGLRVVREILDGLGDVHFASLTSSDVVRHRLVSEIVDAYARWDAASAPPPAPARSARRDRR